A genome region from Coregonus clupeaformis isolate EN_2021a unplaced genomic scaffold, ASM2061545v1 scaf2895, whole genome shotgun sequence includes the following:
- the LOC123489232 gene encoding SCL-interrupting locus protein homolog, with protein MLSCTARPAPLTRQPSPPTSSCCLSTLPYCSWWEDRSRSYLRPKGKERAPLHPLSRQAAIQTQTSPGQQTKRSVSIAVGTGASLFWGVPVDAPARDEERPQPEWHTDTGPGAPDGSRASSSRSSGSASLTHSRHIDGSEEESGVRERRVSGTPSNQSTHQRTQSAFGDCSFQSPVLGESASMYYQSQSPQRDGTKSQEPRAVEDDQRFYQDLLGQVNSRLQGSVNEEVKEEEDRSTSYTLRERHSLSPRQVSHCQSQQSSPSPVPVSSRRPEPKVEQQSGGRDQVLHATLRQLQQLGVNVDLDSADPGGKTTRSSVESASTLAGINPEAVISRLTLPESMGTSMWGGSVDLSLEANAIALRYLSDQQLSRLSVGGGQQPPRARPRFSPCTLLSEKPPTEKSAMGQSSILSPNNMSLATRKYMKRYGLIEEGSGSEEEERAEGEQSEMGYTVQFHVQPEQEGLGEWEHKGLVLKNITNELPHSDPVHPQALHADSQSQLLRDLRPKMQLLARGAKHSLEKENGAKQRPSFGKMQRECPQPEGSMGNFLDLSRLRQLPKLF; from the exons CTGCACCGCAAGGCCTGCCCCTTTGACCAGACAGCCATCGCCACCGACATCGAGCTGCTGCCTCTCAACACTGCCCTACTGCAGCTGGTGGGAGGACAG ATCCAGAAGCTACTTGAGGCccaagggaaaggagagagctcCTCTCCATCCACTGAGCAGGCAGGCAGCCATCCAGACACAGACCTCCCCAGGACAACAGACCAAGAGAAGTGTTAGCATCGCTGTTGGCACAG GTGCTAGTCTGTTCTGGGGCGTCCCTGTCGATGCCCCTGCTCGCGATGAGGAGCGCCCACAGCCAGAGTGGCACACCGACACAGGGCCTGGCGCTCCCGATGGCAGCAGGGCCTCCTCTAGTCGGAGCTCTGGCAGTGCCAGCCTTACCCACAGCAGGCACATAGATGGCTCGGAAGAAGAGAGCGGGGTCAGAGAGAGACGGGTGTCAGGCACACCATCCAACCAGTCAACGCACCAGAG GACTCAGTCAGCATTTGGAGACTGTTCTTTCCAGAGTCCAGTGTTGGGGGAGAGTGCCAGCATGTACTACCAGTCCCAGTCTCCACAGAGGGACGGCACCAAGAGTCAGGAGCCCAGGGCGGTGGAGGACGATCAGCGGTTTTATCAGGATCTACTG GGCCAAGTGAACAGCCGTCTCCAGGGATCAGTGAACGAGGAGGTCAAAGAGGAAGAAGATCGAAGCACCTCGTACACACTGCGAGAGAGACACAGCTTGTCCCCTAGACAAGTGTCCCACTGTCAGTCCCAGCAGTCATCCCCTAGCCCTGTTCCCGTCAGCTCCCGGAGGCCGGAGCCCAAAGTAGAGCAGCAGTCAGGAGGAAGGGACCAGGTGCTCCACGCCACGCTGCGCCAGCTGCAGCAGCTAGGGGTCAACGTGGACCTGGACTCTGCCGACCCCGGGGGCAAGACCACGCGCAGCTCTGTAGAGAGTGCCAG TACCCTGGCCGGCATCAACCCAGAGGCGGTCATCAGCAGACTGACCCTCCCAGAGTCGATGGGGACCAGCATGTGGGGCGGCAGCGTGGACCTCAGCCTGGAGGCCAACGCCATCGCCCTCCGATACCTAAGCGACCAGCAGCTCTCCAGGCTCTCTGTAGGGGGAGGGCAACAGCCCCCCAGGGCCCGTCCCAGGTTCAGCCCCTGCACACTGCTCTCAGAGAAGCCCCCAACGGAGAAGAGCGCCATGGGACAGAGCAGTATTCTGTCTCCGAACAACATGTCTTTAGCCACCCGCAAGTACATGAAGAGATACGGGCTGATAGAGGAGGGGAGcgggagtgaggaggaggagagggccgAGGGGGAGCAATCGGAGATGGGATACACTGTACAGTTCCATGTTCAACCGGAACAAGAAGGACTAGGAGAGTGGGAGCACAAAGGTTTGGTTCTGAAAAACATCACAAACGAGTTGccccactccgaccctgtccaccCCCAGGCACTGCATGCAGACTCTCAAAGCCAGCTACTCAGAGACTTGCGTCCTAAAATGCAGCTTTTGGCCCGCGGCGCCAAACACAGTTTGGAGAAGGAGAATGGCGCCAAACAGCGGCCATCTTTTGGAAAAATGCAGAGGGAGTGTCCTCAACCAGAAGGGTCGATGGGAAATTTCTTGGACCTAAGTAGACTTCGACAGCTGCCGAAACTCTTCTAA